AATCAGACGGATGGAACATTTAAGGAGGTAAACACTAGAGAAGGGAAACTAGGACACACTAGCCATTTTTCTATGGGTAATGATATTGCAGATGTCAATAATGATGGTCTTACCGATATTCTATCTGTAGATATGCTACCAGAAGATCTAAAAACTTTAAAATCATCTGGAACGGAATTTAATTTCCCTATTTTCCAAAATCAGTTACGTCAAGGATATCAACCTCAATTTATGCAAAACACCTTGCATATTAATCAAGGGAAAGAACAATTTTCTGAAACTGCTTTTCTAAGTGGTATTTCAAGTACAGAATGGAGCTGGTCTCCCCTACTAGCAGATTTTGATAACGATGGTGATAAAGACATCTATATCACCAATGGTATTGTGGGTGCAACAAATGATATGGATTTTATAAATTTTATATCAAATGAAAATATTCAAAAAAGAATAGGCAGTCGCATGACTGATAAAGAGCTTCCGCTATTAGAAGAAATTCCACAAAAGAAAACGTCCAATTATTTCTTCTCAAATAATGGTGATGGCACATTTAGGAACACCTCAAAGTCGTGGATAAAGAGTACTACCTCCTTTAGTAACGGAAGTAGTTATGCAGATTTAGATAACGATGGCGATCTAGATCTCATCGTAAATAACGTAAATGAACAAGCGTATCTCCTAGAAAACAGAACCCAACAATTAAAAGATAGTGTGCATTATCTAAAAATTCGTTTTAAAGGATCTCCACAAAATACCTTGGGTATAGGAGCAAAAGTTCATGCATACACCTCAACAGACTATCAATATTTTGAAAACTATACTACGAGAGGCTACTTGTCTTCTATTGCGCCCGAGTTATCAATTGGTTTAGGAGAACACAAGAGTATCGATTCGCTCACTGTTATATGGCCGGACGGTAAACTACAAACTTTACAAAATATAAAAGCAGATCAACTAATCACACTTTCTTCTATTGCATCTTCTAAGGTTCCTTTTACAAAAAGAGAGCATATAAAAGAACAAAAAACGGATAGCCTTATCCCATTTAAACATCAAGATAACGCAACACTAGAATTCAGCAGAAATCCACTTGTGCCTTATGCATCTACTAATCTAGGTAAAGCTATTGCAACAGGAGATTTAAATAACGATGGACTTGATGATATAATCGCTCTGGGTTCAAAAAAGCAACAATCCACTACTTATATTCAAAAACCTTCAGGTACCTTTAGAGAACTAAAACTTCCTAAGAGCAAGGAGCATCAAATACATGAGGACATTAATGCTGTCATTGCAGATGTAAATGGTGATTCTTTCAACGACTTAATTATGGTAAGCGGTGGAAATGAAATAAAATCTGGTAAACCCCTTCACCCGCGGTTATATATTAACAATGGAACATCATTCACCTATGATGAAGCTGCATTTTCAGATATAGCAGTAAATGCGTCTACCGTAAAAACCATAGATATCGATAATGATGGAGATCTTGATATATCTATAACGAGTGATGTGGTTCCTCAACAATTTGGCACAACTCCACTCCAATATATTCTTGAGAATAATGGAAAAGGTGTTTTTAAGGATGTAACTGCACAATACAGCACTTCTTTTCAGCGTATAGGAAACGTGCGAGATATTCAATGGATAGATATAGATAATAATGGATATGAGGATGCCGTGGTTATAGGTCACTGGATGTCTCCTGTAATTTTTCTTAATGATGGAACTAAGCTTACAAAACAAGATAATAATGGATTAGAAGCGTCTACAGGGTGGTTCAATTCATTGAAAGTAGCAGATTTTGATAATGATGGAGATTTAGATATCATTGCTGGGAACTGGGGACTTAATTCAAGGCTTACTGCTTCTGCAAATCAACCGTTACAGTTTTATATTCAGGACTTTGATAGTAATGGAAGCTTAGACCCTATTGTAACATATTATTATCAAGGAGAAGAAACTACGATTGCAACAAAGGATGAACTCGTAAAACAGCTACCTCAACTTAATAAGAAATATTTATCTTATAACGCTTTCGCGAAAGCGAGATTTAAAGAAATACTACCTGAAGACAAATTGAAAGAAGCTCAAGTAAAATCTATCACAACACTTGCCTCCATGTATTTTGAGAATGATGGAGACAATAGATTTACAGCACATGAGCTACCACTACTTTCTCAAATCTCATCTGTACATGACATCCTAGTAGATGATGTAAATGATGATGGATACAAAGATGTATTGTTAGTGGGTAATGATTATGAAATAAGTACTCAAATAGGAAGACTAGATGGGTCACAAGGTGTTCTCCTTATCAATGATAAAAAGGGCTTCTTCCGCATAGAAAAACAACCAAAATTTAATATTTTAGGAGCCTCTAGGAGTATACAAACAATTACTATTTCTGGAACCACCTATTACCTTATAGGAAGGAATAATGACACCCCATTATTCATAAAAAAAGACGATTAAACTTTATGGAAACACTACAAAAATATGGGCTTTTATTAATAGTCCTTCCCCTATTATTACTTTCTTGTGATGAGCAGTTTAGCACAAGCCAAAAGAAAGAGAGTGATACATTATTTACAGAGATGTCCTCGGACAGCACAGGAATCAATTTTATAAATAGCATTAAAAATGAATCCGACTTCAACATTTTTAAATACCGAAACTTCTATAATGGCGGTGGTGTTGCCATAGGTGACATCAACAATGACGGTCTAGCCGATATTTATCTCACGGCAAATATGGGTAAGAATAAACTCTTCTTAAATAAAGGAGATTTTAAATTTGAAGATATTTCAGCATATGCTGGAATTGAAGGTAACAAGCCTTGGTCTACAGGAGTAACAATGGCAGATGTAAATGCAGATGGACTTCTTGATATTTATGTAAGTAACGCAGGAAACCTCGAAGAAGATAGTCATGATAATGATTTATACATAAACAATGGCGACCTCACCTTTACTGAAAAAGCAAAGGAATATAACCTAGCGACTTCAGGATTTTCAACCCAAGCTTCCTTTTTTGATTATGATAAAGATGGAGATCTTGATGTATATATCCTTAACAATAGTAACGTACCTGTAAATAGCCTTGGTAATAAAGGACAGCGTGATAAACGCGCTCAAGATTGGGCAAATGTAAATGAAGACATACGCGGCGTAGGAGACTTACTAATGCGTAATGATGGTGGAGTATTTACAGACGTAAGTGAAGAGGCAGGTATTTATGGTTCGTTGATAGGCTTTGGACTGGGTGTCGTAGTTACTGATATTAACCAAGATTTATGGCCAGACATTTACATCTCAAATGATTTCTTTGAGCGTGACTATTTATACATCAACAATCAAGATGGAACATTTACAGAAGAAATAAAAGAATGGACCTCTCACTTATCACTGTCGGCGATGGGAATTGATATTTCTGATATAAATAACGATGGTTTACAAGATATTTTTATCACCGATATGTTGCCCGAAAATGAGCAACGTGTTAAGTCTGTTATGGAGTTTGATGGGTACAATATTTACAAGCGCAAGCAACGTGATGATTTTTACCAGCAGTTTATACAGAATACATTACAAATAAATAATGGTAATGGTTCATTTTCTGAAACTGCATATCATAGTGGAGTGAATGCTACAGACTGGAGTTGGTCTGGACTCGTATTTGACATGGATAATGATGGTTACAGAGATATTTATGTTACAAATGGTATAAATCATGACCTAACAGATCTTGACTTTGTAGACTTCTTTGCAAATGAACTTATAAGAAGTAAAGCTAATGGCAAAACACATCCTGTAGATTCTATTATAAATAAGATGCCAATCAAACCGCTGGCAAATTATGCGTATCACAATCAAAAAGACATCACGTTTAAAAATAAATCTAAGGATTGGGGACTTGCTACACCAAGCATGAGTAATGGTGCAGCCCATGCAGATCTTGATAATGATGGTGACTTAGACATTGTGGTCAATAATGTAAATATGCCTTCCTTTGTGTACCGCAACAACACGAAGGTTGATAAAGATCACAACTATATTAAACTCACTTTTAAAGGAAGTGACAAAAACAAGTTTGCCGTAGGCACCACAGTAAGGCTATACCACAATAATCTTTCTGTATTGCAAGAACTTATACCCTCTCGCGGATTCCAATCATCTATGGATCATGATATGACTATAGGACTAGGAAGCTCTACAACCATAGACTCACTTCGCGTGATATGGCCTAATGACAAAACACAATTCTTAACAAATGTAAAAGCAAACCAAACACTTAGGTTATCAATTACAGATGCTTCTGAAACATATATCCCTGTAAAAAAGAATAAGCCTACATTACTTAAGGAAATTACAAACCCTACACTCATTGCTCACAAAGAGAATAATTATAGTGACTTTGATTTTGAGGGACTCATTGCCAAAAAACTTTCTCAAGAAGGTCCTGCAATTGCAATAGGAGATATAGATAATGATGGCAATGACGATATCTTCATAGGTGGGGCCAAAGGGCAAACTAGCATGCTCTATCTTCATAAAGGGAAAGGTAATCTTGTCCCATCTAGTAAAATTACTTTTGAAAAAGCTGCATTATTTGAAGACACAGCAGCCACTTTTGTAGATGTAAATAATGACGGCTTTTTAGATCTTATTGTATCCACTGGAGGTGGTCAAGTGGATGCGGAGGCTTACTATATTTCTAGACTTTACATAAATAACGGCAATGGAACTTTTAAAGACGCACGTAGTTTACCATCTGCACATCAAAGTGCATCTGTAATTGCATCTAACGACATTGATGGCGATGGAGATATCGATTTATTTATTGGTAGTAGAAGCGTCGCAGGTGTTTATGGTATTGACCCACCGCACGTAATCTTAATTAATGATGGAAAAGGGAATTTCACTAAAGACAATGTGTTATCTAAGCAGCTCAACCCTGCTGGAATGGTAACAGACGCGCTATGGTTAGATCTTGATGGTGACAACAACAAAGAATTAATAACGGTTTCAGACTGGGGAACTCCTACCGCATTTAAAGTCACAAGCGAGTCCATTAAACTTATAGATACTGGACTATCATCTTATGCAGGATGGTGGAATGCTATACAAAGCGCAGATCTGGACAATGATGGCGACTTAGACCTTATACTTGGTAATGATGGAACAAATGTGCATTACAAACCAGGAAGTGACGGCCCGCTTAAAATGTTTATCACAGACTTTGATGGAAATGGTACGATAGAACAAATCACAACCTACTCAGAAGATGGCAAAGACTTTCCAATACATCAAAAGAGCGAAATTACATCACAAATAGTTTCTCTCAAAAAAAGAAATCTGAAAGCATCAGATTATGCAAGGAGATCTATTGATGAGCTTTTTTCCGAAGATATCTTAGCTAATGCAATTGTAAAAGAAGTCAACACTGCCGAAACAATAATTTCAATAAACGAAGGAAATGGAAACTTTACCATGAAAGCATTACCTACCCGAGTACAACTATCTTGTGTTTGTGGTATTACGTGTACAGATGTAAACAATGACGGTAATCTTGATATTTTAATGGGAGGTAATAATTTTGAATTCAAACCTCAGTACTCCCAACTTGACGCTGGATATGCTCATGTGTTACTAGGTGATGGTAAAGCAAATTTTGAATGGCAAAATTACACAGACACCGGATTCTTTGTTCGCGAAGAAATGAAACATCTAAAGTCATTTAAAGATGCTCAAGGCAATGTATTTCTTGTAGCAGCAATTAATGATGGAAAACCTAGAATCTTCACTGCAAATAAATAATTCATGAAGTGGGGAGTTCTATTAGTTCTGTGTTATCTGCTCACTGGTTGTACTAATCAACCAGCACAAGAAGCGCCTGCATTATTTTTAAACCCTACAAGCACGAGTACTGGAATCACTTTTTCAAACAATCTCACAGAAACAGACAGTCTCAATATACTCGACTACTTGTACTTCTATAATGGTGGTGGCACTGCTGTAGGAGATATTAACAATGACGGGTTGCCAGACATCTATCTCTCTGGAAACCAAGTAAAAAATAAGCTCTACCTCAATAATGGCGACCTTACATTTAATGATATCTCGGCTAGTGCTGGCGTAGAAGGCAAAAGCTCTTGGAGTACTGGTGCAATAATGTTTGACGCAAACTCAGATGGACTGTTAGATATCTATGTGCGTGCCGTAGTAGGCATAAATGATTTCCAGGGACACGACGAGCTCTTTATAAATAATGGCGATAAGACCTTTACAGAGCGTGCTGCAGAGTTTGGCCTTGCTTTTCAAAATTATGGAACCACTGCCGCCGTTCTTGATTATGATAAAGATGGTGATCTCGACTTATATATACTCAACCATGCGGTACATACAGAATCCTCATTTGGACATGCCGATTTACGCCTAGAACGCAACGAATTTACGGGAGACAAGCTTCTTAGAAATGACGGAAATACCTTTACAGATGTCAGTGAAGAAATGGGCATTTATGGCGGTATTAATGGTTATGGGCTCGGTATTTCTATTGCAGATTTTAATCAGGATGGTTATCCAGATATTTACGTAGGTAATGATTTTCATGAGGATGACTATTACTATATCAATAAAGGAGGATTACGCTTTCGCGAAAGCTTAAAAGAGCAATTCCCACATACCTCAAGATTTTCAATGGGTAATGACGTAGCCGATATTAATCATGATGGTTTTCCTGATCTCATGTCGCTAGATATGTTACCAGAAGACGAGAACGTCCTAAAGGCATCCGAAGGTGATGATAATATACAGACACAGAAACTGCGTACAGAACGTTTTGGTTACCACTACCAGTTTACTCGTAATATGTTATTTATAAATCAGCCAGGGTATCAATTTCAAGAACGAGCGCTCTCCTCTGGAGTTGCTGTGACAGACTGGAGTTGGAGTGCTCTCTTTGCAGATTTTAATCAAGATGGTAATCAAGACTTATTTATTTCAAATGGTATCCCAAAACGCCCTAATAATCTTGATTTTATTAATTTCATTTCTAGCGGTAAGATTCAAAACAGGCTCAACGAGACTAGGCTTTTAGATAACGAAGCTCTTAATCTTATGCCTAACGGTGCTTCACATAATTATGTCTACCAAGGAAGTAAAGACCTCGTATTTACAGACCAATCTGGAGTATGGATTGACAAAAAACCTACGGTGTCTGGCGCATCTGCGCTTGCAGATCTTGATAATGATGGAGATCTTGATGTCGTTGTTAATAACATCAATCAAGAGGCAACTATCTACGTGAACCAAACTGATACTACCGCAACCTACCTAAAATTAAAATTTGAGTATTCTAAGGATAATTCGC
The genomic region above belongs to Dokdonia sp. Dokd-P16 and contains:
- a CDS encoding VCBS repeat-containing protein; translated protein: MFFIFSCKNKKTDARFTLKTDSGITFINDLSPDSDLNILNYLYYNNGAGVATGDFDNDGLIDIYFTSNQGPDKLYHNQANLTFKDITAQASISNDTGWTTGVTTVDINNDGLLDIYISKVAGHLKLEGHNLLYVNQGLKNGQLTFKEESKKYQLNLSGLFTQSAFFDYDNDGDLDAYIMGHSLYPNAYFGRGSQRTKIDSINGDKLLENRDGVFIDVSAKANIFSSRIGYGLGLAISDINNDGYPDIYIGNDFFEDDYLYINQTDGTFKEVNTREGKLGHTSHFSMGNDIADVNNDGLTDILSVDMLPEDLKTLKSSGTEFNFPIFQNQLRQGYQPQFMQNTLHINQGKEQFSETAFLSGISSTEWSWSPLLADFDNDGDKDIYITNGIVGATNDMDFINFISNENIQKRIGSRMTDKELPLLEEIPQKKTSNYFFSNNGDGTFRNTSKSWIKSTTSFSNGSSYADLDNDGDLDLIVNNVNEQAYLLENRTQQLKDSVHYLKIRFKGSPQNTLGIGAKVHAYTSTDYQYFENYTTRGYLSSIAPELSIGLGEHKSIDSLTVIWPDGKLQTLQNIKADQLITLSSIASSKVPFTKREHIKEQKTDSLIPFKHQDNATLEFSRNPLVPYASTNLGKAIATGDLNNDGLDDIIALGSKKQQSTTYIQKPSGTFRELKLPKSKEHQIHEDINAVIADVNGDSFNDLIMVSGGNEIKSGKPLHPRLYINNGTSFTYDEAAFSDIAVNASTVKTIDIDNDGDLDISITSDVVPQQFGTTPLQYILENNGKGVFKDVTAQYSTSFQRIGNVRDIQWIDIDNNGYEDAVVIGHWMSPVIFLNDGTKLTKQDNNGLEASTGWFNSLKVADFDNDGDLDIIAGNWGLNSRLTASANQPLQFYIQDFDSNGSLDPIVTYYYQGEETTIATKDELVKQLPQLNKKYLSYNAFAKARFKEILPEDKLKEAQVKSITTLASMYFENDGDNRFTAHELPLLSQISSVHDILVDDVNDDGYKDVLLVGNDYEISTQIGRLDGSQGVLLINDKKGFFRIEKQPKFNILGASRSIQTITISGTTYYLIGRNNDTPLFIKKDD
- a CDS encoding VCBS repeat-containing protein → METLQKYGLLLIVLPLLLLSCDEQFSTSQKKESDTLFTEMSSDSTGINFINSIKNESDFNIFKYRNFYNGGGVAIGDINNDGLADIYLTANMGKNKLFLNKGDFKFEDISAYAGIEGNKPWSTGVTMADVNADGLLDIYVSNAGNLEEDSHDNDLYINNGDLTFTEKAKEYNLATSGFSTQASFFDYDKDGDLDVYILNNSNVPVNSLGNKGQRDKRAQDWANVNEDIRGVGDLLMRNDGGVFTDVSEEAGIYGSLIGFGLGVVVTDINQDLWPDIYISNDFFERDYLYINNQDGTFTEEIKEWTSHLSLSAMGIDISDINNDGLQDIFITDMLPENEQRVKSVMEFDGYNIYKRKQRDDFYQQFIQNTLQINNGNGSFSETAYHSGVNATDWSWSGLVFDMDNDGYRDIYVTNGINHDLTDLDFVDFFANELIRSKANGKTHPVDSIINKMPIKPLANYAYHNQKDITFKNKSKDWGLATPSMSNGAAHADLDNDGDLDIVVNNVNMPSFVYRNNTKVDKDHNYIKLTFKGSDKNKFAVGTTVRLYHNNLSVLQELIPSRGFQSSMDHDMTIGLGSSTTIDSLRVIWPNDKTQFLTNVKANQTLRLSITDASETYIPVKKNKPTLLKEITNPTLIAHKENNYSDFDFEGLIAKKLSQEGPAIAIGDIDNDGNDDIFIGGAKGQTSMLYLHKGKGNLVPSSKITFEKAALFEDTAATFVDVNNDGFLDLIVSTGGGQVDAEAYYISRLYINNGNGTFKDARSLPSAHQSASVIASNDIDGDGDIDLFIGSRSVAGVYGIDPPHVILINDGKGNFTKDNVLSKQLNPAGMVTDALWLDLDGDNNKELITVSDWGTPTAFKVTSESIKLIDTGLSSYAGWWNAIQSADLDNDGDLDLILGNDGTNVHYKPGSDGPLKMFITDFDGNGTIEQITTYSEDGKDFPIHQKSEITSQIVSLKKRNLKASDYARRSIDELFSEDILANAIVKEVNTAETIISINEGNGNFTMKALPTRVQLSCVCGITCTDVNNDGNLDILMGGNNFEFKPQYSQLDAGYAHVLLGDGKANFEWQNYTDTGFFVREEMKHLKSFKDAQGNVFLVAAINDGKPRIFTANK